In [Leptolyngbya] sp. PCC 7376, a genomic segment contains:
- a CDS encoding pentapeptide repeat-containing protein, with product MDAGELLERYAAGERDFREVDLEGAFLGGARLNGINLRESSLSRVIFTGATLDQANLREADLSYASLQGNLSQANLISSNLTEANLTAAKMAYSGMRAANLTRAKLTSADLSYCILNEAIMREANLSKATLVDAFIGRANLTQANLEGANLQGANLTSAILIGANLRGANLANATLHGINATGSTADDADLSKSKLNSANLTNVKLRGTNLREAQLAWTTMRGADLTEAKLFRAKLYWSNFTGANLTRTMLMDATMDQVNFRNAILDGTIFPSNMDMAKAT from the coding sequence TATGCAGCGGGAGAGCGCGATTTTCGTGAAGTCGATCTTGAGGGAGCATTTTTAGGCGGTGCTCGCTTGAATGGGATTAATCTCCGTGAAAGCAGCCTATCCCGTGTCATTTTTACTGGTGCGACCCTCGACCAAGCGAATCTCCGTGAGGCAGATCTAAGCTACGCGAGTTTGCAGGGCAATCTGAGCCAAGCAAACCTTATTTCCAGTAATCTAACCGAAGCAAATCTGACCGCTGCCAAAATGGCGTATAGCGGCATGCGGGCCGCAAATTTAACCCGTGCCAAGCTGACTTCTGCGGATTTATCCTATTGCATCCTCAATGAAGCAATTATGCGGGAAGCTAATCTGAGTAAGGCAACCCTCGTTGATGCCTTTATTGGGCGGGCAAATCTCACCCAAGCAAATCTTGAAGGAGCCAATCTCCAGGGAGCCAATCTGACGAGTGCCATTTTGATTGGGGCTAATCTCCGAGGTGCAAATTTAGCAAATGCGACGTTACACGGCATTAATGCAACAGGTTCGACAGCGGATGATGCGGATTTAAGTAAGAGTAAACTGAATAGTGCCAACTTAACGAATGTGAAATTGCGGGGGACAAACCTCCGGGAAGCGCAATTAGCATGGACAACTATGCGAGGGGCTGACTTAACTGAAGCAAAGTTATTTCGGGCCAAGCTTTATTGGTCTAACTTTACTGGAGCCAATCTAACGCGCACGATGTTGATGGATGCGACGATGGATCAGGTTAACTTCCGGAACGCGATCCTAGACGGTACAATCTTCCCCAGCAATATGGATATGGCTAAGGCAACGTGA